One stretch of Sardina pilchardus chromosome 17, fSarPil1.1, whole genome shotgun sequence DNA includes these proteins:
- the LOC134062423 gene encoding uncharacterized protein LOC134062423, protein MYPYTLTQLDRWNPFSAPFTDMHQNEQPVPEEPHPKRKLPSVDDACLSDGESGAFVHWSEEVQWFDDQHEDKKDGTVSNGVKATWNNTRILTRAMVANSNGIHKAFGRQHMGKEMMPNGVHMTAGFKHWIPLWAKVAAFLFFGVLTGCLLYIFQPDDFVPPPLPEPEEEELEDAMMFTWEWISILVAETVAEFIFITKSMFPFF, encoded by the exons ATGTATCCATACACGCTGACGCAGTTGGACAGGTGGAACCCCTTCAGCGCTCCTTTTACCGACATGCACCAGAATGAGCAGCCGGTACCTGAAGAGCCACATCCGAAGCGTAAACTCCCGTCGGTTGATGACG CTTGCCTttcagatggagagagtggggcGTTTGTACACTGGTCTGAGGAGGTGCAGTGGTTCGATGACCAGCACGAGGACAAGAAGGACGGCACCGTGTCCAATGGCGTCAAAGCGACATGGAACAACACCCGAATCCTCACCCGGGCGATGGTTGCCAACAGCAACGGT ATACATAAGGCGTTCGGACGGCAGCATATGGGGAAGGAGATGATGCCCAATGGGGTCCACATGACAGCCGGCTTCAA ACACTGGATCCCACTGTGGGCAAAAGTGGCTGCGTTCCTGTTCTTTGGCGTGCTGACCGGCTGCCTGCTCTACATCTTCCAGCCGGACGACTTCGTACCTCCGCCGCTTCCGGAgccggaggaggaagagctcgAGGACGCCATGATGTTCACGTGGGAATGGATTTCCATCCTGGTGGCGGAAACTGTCGCTGAATTTATCTTCATAACAAAATCGATGTTTCCGTTTTTTTAA